The genomic stretch CGCCCTGGTGTATACAAAAGGTAACTGGCAATTGGGCTGTACATGGATTGGCAAGTCGATTCGTTACGATTTTGAAAATTTTAATGTTGAAGAAGAAGTCGCCAAAAGAGAGGCGTTATACAATATGCCTTTTTACCACCGCATGGACCTGTCGGTGGCGTATCATCTAAATTTGGGTAGCAACCAACAGCTCGAATTCGCCCTCAACATCTATGATTTGTACCATCAGAAAAATATTCAGGAACGCACGGTGGATCAATTGCCTGTGTCAGCAATTTTTAATCAAGAGTTTCTGATGACGGATGTTACACAGATGGGTTTCTTTCCAAATGTGTCGGTGGCCTGGCGGTATAGGAGGTAACATTGGTTGTAGCGTCTCGCTACGACCAAGGCTGATTAGATACTTGTTTTGACATATTCTGTATATAATATTATTGTTCATTTTTTGACGCATAGGCGCGTATTGATTAAATTGCAACTAATTTTTATGCAATTTAACCAATATCATGAATCCTTTATTTCACCCATCTCACCACAAGGAGAGGAGTTTTTCCCCTTTACAAGTATTTCTACTGACCTTATTTTTTACAAGCTTATTGGCCTTCAGTGGCTACGCACAATCAGAAAGTGACTTTACATTTGACCCGACTACAGGAACAATTACCGGATATACAGGAGCGACTAAAGATATTGTGATACCTGCGACGATTGGAGGTGTGAAAGTGACCACTATTGGATTTAGGGCCTTTGAGCATAATTCATTAACGTCCGTAACCTTCACAGGGGGGGTGACCACTATTGGAGAGGCTGCCTTTTATGATAATCAATTAACCTCTGTAATTTTGTCTGAAAGTTTGGTTGTTGTTGGATCTACAGCCTTTTCAAATAATCAAATAAGCTCCATCGCCTTCCCTGCTGGTTTGCGGACTATTGGGTTTAGTGCCTTTTCTGATAATCAATTAACCTCTGTAATTTTGCCTAAAAGTGTGGTTGTTATTGAATTGGGTTCCTTTATCAATAATAATATGGTGTCTTTTAATCTTCCGCCTGAAAATGAGAAGTTACCCCAAGATTATGAATGGGAACAAATAAGCTTTTTTGGGTCAGAGGATAATAAGTTTAATCCAGGTGACGAAGTTTCGTCTGATTTCGGATATGAAATAGATGACTTATTCGACATATCATTTTCCATTGCTTATGAACTCAATGGCGGAGCAAATGCTTCCGATGCACCAGCCGCTTACAATTTTGACACAGAAGTAACATTACCTGTTCCGACCAAGATTGGCCATAGTTTTGAAGGCTGGTATTCCGATGTTGATTTTTCAGGAGATGTGATCACTTCGATCAGTGCAACCACCATTGGCGATCAGATGTTCTATGCGAAATGGGTGGCGAATGAGTATGGAATTTCTTATGAGTTAAATGATGGAGAGAATGCTATTGATGCACCCACTTCCTACACTTACGGAATCGAATTAACTTTACCAACTCCGACGAAGGTAGGTCATAGCTTTGAAGGCTGGTATGATAATGCCGATTTTTCTGGTGAGGCATCCACTGCGATCAGTAATACAGCTTTAGGCGATCAAACCTTTTATGCAAAATGGACAGCGAATGAGTACGCTATTTCTTATGAGTTAAATGATGGAGAGAATGCTATAGCTGCACCCACTTCCTACACTTATGGAATTGAAGTAACTTTACCTACTCCGACCAAGGTAGGTCATACTTTTGAAGGCTGGTATACAGCTTCCGATTTTTCAGGAGATGTGATTACTTCGATCAGTGCAACAACCCTCGGCGATCAGATGTTCTATGCGAAATGGACGGCGAATGAGTACGTGATCTCTTATGAGTTAAATGATGGAGAGAATGCTATAGCTGCACCAACTTCCTACACTTACGGAATCGAATTAACTTTACCTACTCCGACGAAGGTAGGTCATACTTTTGAAGGCTGGTTTGCAGATGCCGATTTTTCAGGAGATGTGATCACTTCGATCAGTACAACAGCCCTCGGCGATCAGATGTTCTATGCGAAATGGACGGCGAATGAGTATGCTATCTCTTATGAGTTAAATGATGGAGAGAATGCTATTGATGCACCCACTTCATACACCTATGGGATTGAATTAACTTTACCTACTCCGACGAAGGTAGGTCATAGCTTTGAAGGCTGGTTTTCATCTTCCGACTTGTCAGGAGATGTGATTACTTCGATCAGTACAACAACTATCGGCGATCAGATGTTCTATGCGAAATGGACGGCGAATGAGTACGTGATCTCTTATGAGTTAAATGATGGAGAGAATGCTATAGCTGCACCCACTTCCTACACTTATGGAATTGAATTAACTTTACCTACTCCGACGAAGGTAGGTCATACTTTTGAAGGCTGGTTTGCAGATGCCGATTTTTCAGGAGATGTGATCACTTCGATCAGTACAACAGCCCTCGGCGATCAGATGTTCTATGCGAAATGGACGGCGAATGAGTATGCTATTTCTTATGAGTTAAATGATGGAGAGAATGCTATAGCTGCACCCACTTCCTACACTTATGGAATTGAATTAACTTTACCAACTCCGACCAAGGTAGGTCATAGCTTTGAAGGCTGGTATGCAGCTTCCGATTTTTCAGGAGATGTGATCACTGCAATTAGTAATACAACCCTCGGCGACCAGACTTTCTACGCGAAATGGACGGCGAATGAGTATGCTATCTCTTATGAGTTAAATGGTGGGGAGAATGCTTCCGATGCACCAATTTCCTACACCTATAGTATTGAATTAACTTTACCAACTCCGACCAAGATTGGCCATAGTTTTGAAGGCTGGTATGCAGATGCCGATTTATCAGGAGAAGTATCCACAGTCATCAGTAATGGAACGATCGGTGATCAAACCTTCTATGCGAAATGGATGGCTATGGAATACACGATCTCTTATGTGCTCAATGGTGGGGAAAATGCTTCCGATGCGGCTGATGCTTACACCTATGGAACTGAAGTAACATTACCTATCCCGACCAAGGTTGGTCATACTTTTGAAGGATGGTATGCAGATGCCGATTTTTCAGGAGATGCGATTACTGCGATCAGTTCAACCACCACAGGCGATCAAGCTTTAAATGTGAAGTGGATGGCGAATGAGTATGCTATTTCTTATGAGTTAAATGATGGTGATAATGCTATAGATGGACCAACTTCCTACACTTATGGAATTGAAGTCACTTTACCTACTCCGACCAAGGTAGGTTATAGCTTTGAAGGCTGGTTTGCAGCTTCCGATTTATCAGGAGAAGCATCCACAGTCATCAGTAATGGAACGATCGGTGATCAAACCTTCTATGCGAAATGGATGGCTATGGAATACACGATCTCTTATGTGCTCAATGGTGGTGAAAATGCTTCAGATGCGGCAGATTCTTACACATATGGCACAGGCGTAACCTTAGCAACACCCGAAGAACGGGACGGCTATACCTTTGCCGGTTGGTATTCCGATGTTGATTTTTCAGGAGATGTGATTACTGCAATCAGTACAACAACCACCGGCGATCAGGCTTTCTACGCGAAATGGACAGGGCTTCCATACGCTATTACTTATGAACTTAATGGCGGGGAAAATGACCCAGATGTACCTTCTTTCTACACCTATGGGACTGCATTAACATTACCTGTTCCAACCAAGACTGGTCATAGCTTTGAAGGCTGGTTTTTATCTTCCGATTTATCAGGAGAAGCATCCACAGTCATCAGTAATGGAACCATTGGCGATCAGATATTCTATGCAAAATGGATGGCTATGGAATACACCATCTCTTATGTACTCAATGGTGGAGCAAATGCTTCAGATGCGGCAGATTCTTACACATATGGCACAGGCGTAACCTTAGCAACACCCGAAGAACGGGACGGCTATACTTTTGAAGGTTGGTATGCAGATGCCGAATTTTCAGGCGATGCGATTACTGCAATCAGTACAACCACCACCGGCGACCAGGCTTTATATGCGAGATGGGTAGCCATTGAATACACGATCTCTTATGAACTCAATGGCGGGGAAAACACCTCAGTTGCGCCAACCTTTTACACCTATGGAACTTCAGTAACACTACCTATTCCGACAAAAGCTGGTCATAGTTTTGAAGGCTGGTATGCAGATGCTGATTTTTCAGGAGATGTGTCCACCGTTATTGGTAAAACAGCCATAGGAGACCAGACTTTCTATGCAAAATGGGAGCGTATACTGTCGGCAAATGAGGGGCTTCAGCAGGTCAAGGTTTACCCAAATCCTGCGAGCCACATTTTACATATTGAGCTATCCGATAAGGGGGGAAGTGATGTTCGCCTGATCAATCAGCAAGGCGCAGTCGTATTGTCCGATAAACTACACGACGGAACAGCATCTGTTCATATTGCGTCATTGCCTACTGGACTCTATTTTGTACAGGTCTTCTCAGAAAATAAATGGCTGCCATTGGGCAAAGTCATGAAGCAATAATGATCGCCTTTTTACGGCTATCTGTAGAGACGTTCGGCAGAACGACTGACTTTAAACTGGTCGTAGCGTTTGGCTACGACCATTTTTATTAATTATTTAATGATTAAATATCGCATTTACTTTAAAAGTATTACTAAGTCATACTTTGTGTGTTTGATTTCGTATCTTTAGGTAAACGAATTAAATCTAAGGTTATGGACGGAGTGAAGTCAAGAAAATCTTTTACACTTGATGCTGATGTTGTTCAGTACATTGAGCGCTATGCCAAAACGAACAGGGTAAGTAACAGTACTGCGGTCAATCAGATCATTGCGATGCACAAGGAACAGGAGCAAAAAAAGATGGTTAATTTTGCGGAGCAGATGATGGACAAGCACAAGGATGTCTTTGATTATTTGGCTAAATGAGAAAATTCACCTATTTAAGCAAAGCATCACTTTTAGAAATTCAGGAAACCTCCATTAACCGCTTCGGTGGATTGCATGGCATCAAATCACCAGAGCATGAGGGGTTGATTGATTCGGTATTATCTCATATTCAGAACGATGATTATTAGCCGGACTTGGTAGCAAAAAGCACTTTTTTGTATTGGAGCCTGATTAAGAATCACTGTTTTCAGGATGGTAACAAGCGGGTAGCGCTGGCGTCGGTGATTTCCTTTTGGTTCGGTAATGACGTTGATCCTGACAGAATCAGTGATTTTGTTCGAGATCAAGGAGCGAGTCTCACCGAGAATATCGCCGGAGGAAAAGTCGAGCGTGAGGAACTTCATCAAATTATTGCAAAGGTGCTTGATGAGCCTTCTGCAATGCAATAGGTACTTCCGATATGGTGCGTGGAAAATTCTACCACAAGACAAACCCGCTTTAGCGGGTTTTTGTATTGTTAGCCCATTGCTTCAGCTGTGGGCACATCATATTGGTAATCATCCATTCCATTTCCAAAACCATCACCTCGCTGATCCTCATCATTTTACCTTTATTTTTTTCCGCAAAGGTTGTAGTTCATGCAGGCACGTTCACTGATCAATTTTTTAGAGGTTAAGGAAGTTTCTTTGTTTATTCGGTTTAATATTCGCATTGAGCATAAGACCGTAGTGGTGTTTTAAGCCATGATTACCTTGATTTACAGGATTACCATGATTACTTATTTTAAAATGATACTGCCCTAAATCTGTGGACAAATAAACACCTCTTTACATTCCTTATGCAGTGCGTAAACATTTACTTACTTATCGACTTGTCAATTATTATTTGTCATGTTCTTTGAACCTTGACTACCAAGATTAAAATGGATGTTTTTAGGCTATGCAAACTATAAAAATCATGGTAATCCTTTTGATCAAGTAAATCATGGTCAAAAAATATCGCCATTATCCTTTTGACAAGACACTTAGGACTTCATAACATAAAAATGAGCATCATTAATAAATCAAAACTGATCATGTTGGCTTCGGCGGGCATGTTGTCGTTTGGGACCATGCAGTCGGTGCAGGCACAGAATATCTTGGATCAGATGGCTGTCAAGCTGAAGGGAAATACCAACCGGGAGGTATCCTTTGCCAACAAAAAGTCTGCTTATTATCTTACCCAAACCCAAGCCAATACGGGCAATGAGTATGAATATTTCGAGGGGATGAACATCGCCAAGAAGCGTATTTTCAGTGGCTTCAGTTTGTTTGTCGATGGTCAGCAATTGGATAATGGCAGCTCGACCGTAACGGTTTACCCTTACAAAATGAACCGTTCTTTCGCCAATGGAGCGCAGTCGGTTTTGTGGTTGCATGATTTTAAAAATGTCGTAGAAGTTGATTTATCATCGGTCAAAGGCAAGCGCATCGGTATTCATTTGAAAGGCATTGAAGCGGAAAATATTTCAGCCCAAAACAACCTGATGATCCTCAAATCCATCGAAGGAAATCATGTGATTGCGGTCGCTCCGCGATTGGGAAATATCAATGGTGGAAAGCTGGAAAAAGATCAACTGACCGCTTCGGCTTCCGCCAAAGGATTTTTTATTGCCGTAGGTAAAACGGCTGATGAAGCTACCGCTTTGCTGAAAGAAGCCCGCAAGAACAGCAGCCGATGGAAGAAGGAACGCAAGGAGCGCATCACCAAATTGCTGGAGAAAAACACCTATTTCAAAAGTAGCGATCAACAGTTAGAAGAGTCGCTGAACTGGATGTCGGTAACGATGGATCAGCTCGTTTCCGAACAGCAGGGTTATGGTATTTATGCCGGATTGCCGTGGTTCAATGAGTATTGGGGACGCGATGAGTTTATTTCTATGCCTGGCGCTGTCTTGGTGAGCGGTCAGTTCAAATGGGCAAAAGACATCCTGAAATCATTCGCCGAATATCAAAATACAGATCCGAATTCCAAGTTCTTTGGGCGTGTGCCGAACATCGTCAATCCGGATGCGATTGATTATCACACCACCGATGGAACACCTCGATTTGTTATTGAGCTGTATGATTATGTGCAATATTCGGGAGATATGGAACTGATCAAGGAGCTTTATCCGAATGTCAAAAACAGCATCGAGGGTGCACTGAAAAACTGGACAGACGATTCGGGTTATTTGCTGCATGCCAATAATGAAACCTGGATGGATGCCCGACGCAATTATGACAAGCGATCGTATTCACCACGTGGTACGCGTGCCAATGATATTCAAGCACTTTGGTACAAGCAGTTGCAGGCGGGAGCGTACTTTGCCCGTGTGATTGGCGATACGGCGAATGAGCAAAAGTGGGAGGCGATTGCCGAAAAGGTGAAGAAAAATTTCGATAAGGATTACCGTGATCCTTCGCAAAAGTTCCTGGCTGACCGCTTGGATCCGCTCGGTATTCCTGAATTTAAATTGCGCCCCAATCAGTTGTTCGCTTATGATTTGGTTAATGATCAGGATTTCAAATTGCAGATGACCAAGATCTGTTGGGAAGAGTTGGTTTACCCGTGGGGAACGTCATCGCTGAACCGTCAGGATTTGTTTTTCCACCCTTTCCACTTGGCGTGGAAGCATTATCATAAAGACGAGGCATACCACAATGGTACGATCTGGTTGTGGCTCAATGGTATCGCGATGCAACGCATGATCGAGAGCGGACAGTCGGATGTAGCGTATCAGCTTTTCCAAAACATGAACCAACAGGCGATGAACCGTGGGGT from Persicobacter psychrovividus encodes the following:
- a CDS encoding InlB B-repeat-containing protein produces the protein MNPLFHPSHHKERSFSPLQVFLLTLFFTSLLAFSGYAQSESDFTFDPTTGTITGYTGATKDIVIPATIGGVKVTTIGFRAFEHNSLTSVTFTGGVTTIGEAAFYDNQLTSVILSESLVVVGSTAFSNNQISSIAFPAGLRTIGFSAFSDNQLTSVILPKSVVVIELGSFINNNMVSFNLPPENEKLPQDYEWEQISFFGSEDNKFNPGDEVSSDFGYEIDDLFDISFSIAYELNGGANASDAPAAYNFDTEVTLPVPTKIGHSFEGWYSDVDFSGDVITSISATTIGDQMFYAKWVANEYGISYELNDGENAIDAPTSYTYGIELTLPTPTKVGHSFEGWYDNADFSGEASTAISNTALGDQTFYAKWTANEYAISYELNDGENAIAAPTSYTYGIEVTLPTPTKVGHTFEGWYTASDFSGDVITSISATTLGDQMFYAKWTANEYVISYELNDGENAIAAPTSYTYGIELTLPTPTKVGHTFEGWFADADFSGDVITSISTTALGDQMFYAKWTANEYAISYELNDGENAIDAPTSYTYGIELTLPTPTKVGHSFEGWFSSSDLSGDVITSISTTTIGDQMFYAKWTANEYVISYELNDGENAIAAPTSYTYGIELTLPTPTKVGHTFEGWFADADFSGDVITSISTTALGDQMFYAKWTANEYAISYELNDGENAIAAPTSYTYGIELTLPTPTKVGHSFEGWYAASDFSGDVITAISNTTLGDQTFYAKWTANEYAISYELNGGENASDAPISYTYSIELTLPTPTKIGHSFEGWYADADLSGEVSTVISNGTIGDQTFYAKWMAMEYTISYVLNGGENASDAADAYTYGTEVTLPIPTKVGHTFEGWYADADFSGDAITAISSTTTGDQALNVKWMANEYAISYELNDGDNAIDGPTSYTYGIEVTLPTPTKVGYSFEGWFAASDLSGEASTVISNGTIGDQTFYAKWMAMEYTISYVLNGGENASDAADSYTYGTGVTLATPEERDGYTFAGWYSDVDFSGDVITAISTTTTGDQAFYAKWTGLPYAITYELNGGENDPDVPSFYTYGTALTLPVPTKTGHSFEGWFLSSDLSGEASTVISNGTIGDQIFYAKWMAMEYTISYVLNGGANASDAADSYTYGTGVTLATPEERDGYTFEGWYADAEFSGDAITAISTTTTGDQALYARWVAIEYTISYELNGGENTSVAPTFYTYGTSVTLPIPTKAGHSFEGWYADADFSGDVSTVIGKTAIGDQTFYAKWERILSANEGLQQVKVYPNPASHILHIELSDKGGSDVRLINQQGAVVLSDKLHDGTASVHIASLPTGLYFVQVFSENKWLPLGKVMKQ
- a CDS encoding Fic family protein — translated: MYWSLIKNHCFQDGNKRVALASVISFWFGNDVDPDRISDFVRDQGASLTENIAGGKVEREELHQIIAKVLDEPSAMQ
- a CDS encoding amylo-alpha-1,6-glucosidase, translating into MSIINKSKLIMLASAGMLSFGTMQSVQAQNILDQMAVKLKGNTNREVSFANKKSAYYLTQTQANTGNEYEYFEGMNIAKKRIFSGFSLFVDGQQLDNGSSTVTVYPYKMNRSFANGAQSVLWLHDFKNVVEVDLSSVKGKRIGIHLKGIEAENISAQNNLMILKSIEGNHVIAVAPRLGNINGGKLEKDQLTASASAKGFFIAVGKTADEATALLKEARKNSSRWKKERKERITKLLEKNTYFKSSDQQLEESLNWMSVTMDQLVSEQQGYGIYAGLPWFNEYWGRDEFISMPGAVLVSGQFKWAKDILKSFAEYQNTDPNSKFFGRVPNIVNPDAIDYHTTDGTPRFVIELYDYVQYSGDMELIKELYPNVKNSIEGALKNWTDDSGYLLHANNETWMDARRNYDKRSYSPRGTRANDIQALWYKQLQAGAYFARVIGDTANEQKWEAIAEKVKKNFDKDYRDPSQKFLADRLDPLGIPEFKLRPNQLFAYDLVNDQDFKLQMTKICWEELVYPWGTSSLNRQDLFFHPFHLAWKHYHKDEAYHNGTIWLWLNGIAMQRMIESGQSDVAYQLFQNMNQQAMNRGVVGGLSENMDCYPHEGKLTKLTGTYLQAWSNAEHLRVWNQYFLGVRPDMIAKTLTLAPRLPKDINDLEYKSFMGEGYLKGTYNKAKQSYTYQFHAIDTEVNLDVWPFNTQKIKVKSGDVLSATQTGEQLEVRVKHHGRVKQSFTLKKNADRLATAKKQAEVFKGVKFCEPMSLDHHRVMQKTFKGRTGF